In the Polyangiaceae bacterium genome, one interval contains:
- the atpH gene encoding ATP synthase F1 subunit delta — protein MSDAAVADRYARAIFELGVESGQLDSLSKQIANAAQVYGESAELRAVLDNPLVAEEAREAVLRELSTRLGLNETATNALRLIARRRRLSVLGDIARRLGALSDEKAGIVRATVVTAVPLPEDIYTQLKSKIEAHTKKRVVLDRKQDPSLIGGIVTHIGDNTIDGSIKGRLDRLTRELLA, from the coding sequence ATGAGCGATGCAGCCGTCGCGGATCGCTACGCGCGAGCCATTTTCGAACTCGGTGTCGAGTCGGGACAGCTCGACAGCTTGAGCAAGCAAATCGCGAATGCAGCGCAGGTCTACGGCGAAAGTGCCGAACTGCGCGCCGTCCTCGACAACCCCTTGGTGGCCGAGGAAGCACGGGAGGCCGTGCTGCGCGAGCTCTCGACTCGATTGGGTTTGAACGAAACCGCTACCAACGCGCTGAGGCTGATTGCGCGTCGACGGCGCCTCTCGGTGCTGGGCGACATCGCACGCCGACTCGGCGCGCTGTCGGATGAGAAAGCCGGCATCGTGCGCGCCACGGTGGTGACGGCGGTTCCGTTGCCCGAAGACATCTACACCCAGCTCAAGTCGAAGATCGAGGCGCACACCAAGAAGCGCGTCGTGCTCGACCGCAAGCAGGACCCGTCGCTCATCGGCGGAATCGTGACTCACATTGGCGACAACACCATCGACGGAAGCATCAAGGGGCGGTTGGACCGCCTGACTCGAGAGCTCCTCGCCTAA
- a CDS encoding MerC domain-containing protein yields the protein MSTPEKSATAPDPLVESTVVALKTRRWDLAGVVLSGACAIHCAATSVLLVLLPAAGSFASHETHQVLAVLAGTVATVVFVPSLRQGKWSLPALAALGAGLVIAAAFASLPPRMEIGITVVGGLILVISHLTHARRHSSYHHSH from the coding sequence TTGTCGACCCCGGAAAAGAGTGCTACGGCCCCCGACCCGCTCGTGGAAAGCACCGTCGTCGCGCTCAAAACTCGCCGCTGGGACCTGGCGGGGGTCGTTCTGTCCGGGGCCTGCGCCATTCACTGCGCGGCGACCAGCGTTCTGCTCGTGCTTCTGCCGGCGGCCGGCTCTTTCGCCAGCCACGAAACCCACCAAGTGCTGGCGGTTCTGGCCGGGACGGTGGCAACCGTGGTGTTCGTGCCTTCATTGCGCCAAGGCAAGTGGTCACTTCCGGCACTGGCCGCATTGGGCGCAGGACTGGTGATCGCCGCGGCTTTCGCGTCCCTTCCGCCGCGGATGGAGATCGGGATCACCGTGGTCGGAGGACTCATCCTCGTCATTTCCCATCTCACGCACGCCCGACGCCACTCCAGTTACCATCACTCGCACTGA
- the folK gene encoding 2-amino-4-hydroxy-6-hydroxymethyldihydropteridine diphosphokinase, whose protein sequence is MRVVFGLGANLGDRADALRGAVHGLASLGEIQAVSSLFLTEPVGGRPGQPSHFNAAVRVATRTEPVAWLAAARSLELAARRIRAEPSGPRTLDVDVLWAEMLKLDTPELQVPHPRLAERPFAWIPLLEVAPDARAAEGTTAYDQGWSGRQWAGVIPVASARVWCPQFPCEIEQVRPI, encoded by the coding sequence ATGCGAGTGGTATTTGGACTTGGCGCCAACCTGGGGGATCGGGCCGATGCCCTGAGGGGAGCCGTCCACGGTCTTGCCAGTTTGGGAGAGATCCAAGCCGTTTCCAGCCTCTTTCTGACAGAACCCGTAGGCGGACGCCCGGGCCAGCCGAGCCACTTCAACGCGGCGGTTCGTGTCGCTACCCGCACCGAGCCCGTCGCCTGGCTTGCCGCCGCTCGCTCCCTGGAGTTGGCGGCTCGTCGCATCCGCGCCGAGCCCTCAGGGCCGCGGACTCTGGACGTCGACGTGCTGTGGGCCGAGATGCTGAAGCTTGATACTCCTGAACTCCAGGTGCCTCATCCTCGCCTGGCGGAGCGCCCTTTCGCCTGGATTCCGCTGCTGGAAGTGGCACCGGACGCCCGCGCCGCAGAGGGCACCACGGCCTACGACCAGGGCTGGAGCGGCCGGCAATGGGCGGGCGTGATCCCGGTCGCTTCCGCACGGGTGTGGTGCCCGCAATTCCCCTGTGAAATCGAGCAGGTGCGACCCATCTAG
- a CDS encoding sigma 54-interacting transcriptional regulator codes for MSIVTPAPTLEHSRYTPGATLGRGAQGVVIRVTDREQPSRPLVAKLLAAGTDAATLQGEFALLARQAIPGLVRAHDFGRDEASGAPFLVEDFVDGPDARQWLSTFPSGAKRIDALVDLAIAVAQTLGSLHEAGFVHGDLKPDHVRIPARGEPVLLDLGAAVRCSAHGAEGVESASVAYTLGYAAPELLAGAAPSPRTDLFALGALLHVLASGATPAHGVRDLRRRAPDVPAALEDLILDLVAKHPADRPRDCSELLGRLVHACPSDRRAPVVALRARSNVVREAELEELLRARAGVRYVTGEAGAGKSHLLHELSVQAALVGRPLRWLRFPGVGAELTLRLLAFLRGKTAAWPFDFGTGRLPLLIIDDVERGPAELMAALEAFRCRADDRVELDVIVGTRVAPPAADPMLLAPLSRATCARLCSDLGSSADPSAIWRASKGNLGWILATLAGVPLSREAIEARVRKVGDDARRALGAIAVTGGRLPERVLAAVLGASASRAMAELATLALIERHAHGACELREVALANPGLTVDLAEALAPHDWVDEIAAVLLRSASRTPVVNLLALARAPHAPTERNALLQLAAERARRDGLRAEQVDALLELCADPRQRTTPVLTELDRLTRGGGSAGLHPQLVDWLEELAVREPAVSVLALRRRAEQYARQGRSADAQALAERANALALERGDPAQRALASSTEGAVALYRSDWAAAERALARASQVLEVGAVDDAEEAARILHNVGVVALYRGQLEHARDAFQKALETKRALGDRAGLWACLLNLGLARSQAGELEQADEHLHEAALLCRSLGQLSGLSWCLAARAEVALRKNDLRTADAHISDAEHLGGLLPEPVRADLAILRSELSLLRGDAVGGRRELESIEADLRASDLTVDLKVRVLEARAHLVQLPADPRRAARLAVDVVRRARQAQLPEPERRALRVLADARARQGRPRARVRYDVRVQQDDALFDWLATFGRGAARQELVHALASLICRSSGAERAFIAAWDAKGRLQQAWGADLDGLPIAEAARRVDETAAENLGVVYQPVLDTAGGSGSRLVAVAETLAGRVGLIAEHRFVPRQFDGVAEGSALRWLTLATVALRADADNSGSEVDAPLPGRLGPAAEDAQRDARQRAATSFEMAPIVPPAGRDVTVEPSTVLPLRERTRTYATLIGDSPVFQRALDRLDAAVDSDLPVLISGETGVGKELFARALHDYGARSRGQFVAVNCGAIPDALFEAELFGHARGSFTGADRARPGLLSRAEGGTLFLDEIGELPMVRQAALLRALASRTYRPVGSDSERNFDVRIVAATNRDLEAEVEAGRFRRDLLYRINVLNVAVPSLRRRGQDVVDIAVHVLRAAGSHARITAAAAEAMTQYRWPGNVRELEHQMQRIAALGTESVELHHLSREIRGQAGKRKRSRAPVGSPEELKEVEAALHAAGGNITHAARKLAMTRHGLKKKMARLGLRSVTDSQARVISSREK; via the coding sequence GTGTCCATCGTGACCCCCGCTCCGACGCTCGAGCACTCCCGCTACACGCCAGGTGCGACCCTGGGAAGGGGTGCGCAAGGCGTCGTGATCCGAGTCACGGATCGCGAGCAACCGTCACGACCCCTGGTTGCCAAGCTGCTCGCCGCGGGAACCGACGCTGCGACACTGCAGGGTGAGTTCGCCTTGTTGGCGCGACAGGCCATCCCCGGGTTGGTGCGCGCCCATGACTTCGGGCGCGACGAGGCTAGCGGAGCGCCATTCTTGGTCGAGGACTTCGTCGACGGCCCGGACGCCCGGCAGTGGCTTTCGACGTTTCCATCCGGGGCCAAGCGAATCGACGCGCTCGTCGACCTAGCCATCGCCGTGGCTCAGACCCTGGGCTCACTGCATGAGGCTGGGTTCGTGCATGGGGACTTGAAGCCCGACCACGTGCGCATTCCGGCGCGAGGAGAACCGGTCTTGCTCGATCTGGGTGCGGCTGTCCGCTGTTCCGCTCACGGCGCCGAAGGAGTCGAAAGCGCGTCGGTGGCGTACACGCTGGGATACGCCGCGCCGGAGCTTCTCGCAGGTGCAGCTCCCTCGCCGCGCACGGACTTATTTGCCTTGGGTGCGCTGCTCCACGTCCTCGCGAGCGGCGCGACGCCGGCGCATGGTGTGCGGGACCTGCGCCGTCGCGCCCCAGACGTTCCGGCTGCGCTCGAGGACTTGATCCTCGACCTCGTCGCGAAGCACCCCGCAGATCGACCGCGAGATTGTAGCGAACTCTTGGGGCGGTTGGTCCACGCTTGCCCGTCGGACCGCCGCGCGCCGGTGGTCGCACTGCGAGCGCGCAGCAACGTGGTGCGTGAGGCGGAACTGGAAGAGTTGCTCCGCGCCCGTGCTGGAGTGCGCTACGTGACCGGCGAGGCTGGCGCAGGCAAGAGCCATCTGTTGCACGAGCTCTCCGTCCAGGCAGCCCTGGTAGGTCGACCTCTACGATGGCTGCGATTCCCGGGGGTGGGGGCCGAGTTGACGCTCCGCCTGCTCGCGTTCCTGCGAGGCAAGACGGCGGCGTGGCCTTTCGACTTCGGAACCGGTCGTCTGCCGTTGCTCATCATCGACGACGTGGAGAGAGGCCCCGCGGAGCTGATGGCGGCGCTCGAGGCATTCCGCTGTCGGGCTGACGACCGCGTGGAGTTGGACGTGATCGTCGGCACGCGAGTCGCGCCGCCTGCGGCCGACCCAATGCTACTGGCTCCGCTCTCGAGGGCGACTTGCGCACGCTTGTGTTCGGACTTGGGCTCCTCCGCGGACCCAAGTGCAATCTGGCGCGCAAGCAAGGGCAACCTCGGGTGGATCCTGGCGACCCTCGCAGGCGTTCCCCTGTCTCGCGAAGCCATCGAAGCCCGAGTGCGCAAGGTTGGCGACGACGCCCGCCGTGCTCTCGGTGCCATCGCGGTGACGGGAGGCCGCTTGCCTGAACGCGTCTTGGCGGCCGTCCTAGGCGCGTCCGCCTCCCGTGCCATGGCGGAGCTCGCGACGCTCGCGCTGATTGAACGCCATGCGCATGGTGCGTGTGAGCTGCGTGAGGTGGCGTTGGCCAATCCGGGACTGACCGTCGATCTTGCGGAAGCGTTGGCGCCCCACGACTGGGTCGACGAGATTGCGGCGGTACTGCTCCGATCGGCATCTCGAACTCCCGTCGTCAATCTCCTGGCCCTGGCACGCGCGCCTCATGCACCCACCGAACGCAATGCGTTGCTTCAGTTGGCCGCTGAACGAGCGCGGCGCGATGGTCTGCGTGCAGAGCAAGTGGACGCCTTGCTGGAGCTTTGTGCCGACCCCAGGCAACGCACCACACCGGTACTCACCGAACTGGACCGACTCACTCGCGGGGGGGGCAGTGCGGGTCTGCATCCCCAGCTGGTGGATTGGCTCGAGGAACTCGCCGTGCGGGAGCCTGCCGTGAGCGTGCTCGCACTTCGCCGGCGCGCAGAACAATACGCGCGTCAGGGGCGCAGTGCGGACGCGCAGGCGCTGGCGGAACGAGCCAACGCCTTGGCGCTAGAGCGCGGCGACCCGGCGCAGCGCGCTTTGGCCAGTTCCACCGAAGGAGCCGTCGCGCTCTATCGCTCAGATTGGGCCGCAGCCGAGCGGGCGCTCGCGCGGGCCAGCCAGGTGCTCGAGGTAGGTGCCGTGGACGACGCCGAGGAAGCGGCGCGCATTCTGCACAACGTAGGCGTCGTGGCGCTGTACCGCGGACAGCTCGAACACGCGAGGGATGCATTTCAGAAAGCCCTGGAGACCAAGCGAGCTCTGGGCGATCGCGCCGGGCTATGGGCGTGTCTGCTCAACTTGGGCCTGGCGCGTTCCCAGGCAGGCGAACTGGAACAGGCCGACGAACACCTGCACGAGGCGGCGTTGCTCTGTCGGTCCCTGGGGCAGCTCTCGGGGCTCTCGTGGTGCCTCGCGGCTCGAGCGGAAGTGGCGTTGCGCAAGAACGACCTTCGAACCGCCGACGCGCACATATCCGACGCGGAACACCTCGGCGGGCTGTTGCCCGAGCCCGTGCGCGCAGACCTGGCAATCTTGCGCAGCGAGCTGTCGCTGCTGCGTGGTGACGCAGTGGGCGGGCGAAGGGAACTCGAGAGCATCGAAGCCGACCTGCGCGCATCGGACCTCACCGTGGATCTGAAGGTGCGTGTGCTCGAGGCCCGCGCGCACCTGGTGCAGCTACCCGCTGACCCACGTCGAGCGGCTCGTCTCGCCGTCGATGTGGTGCGTCGGGCACGTCAGGCGCAGCTGCCAGAGCCCGAGCGCCGCGCCCTGCGCGTCTTGGCCGACGCGCGCGCGCGCCAGGGCCGCCCTCGAGCGAGAGTGCGCTACGATGTCCGGGTGCAGCAGGACGACGCGCTCTTCGACTGGCTGGCGACCTTCGGTCGTGGTGCAGCCCGCCAGGAACTGGTGCATGCTCTGGCAAGCTTGATCTGTCGCTCGAGTGGTGCCGAGCGCGCTTTCATAGCGGCGTGGGACGCGAAGGGGCGGCTGCAGCAAGCTTGGGGCGCGGATCTCGACGGCCTGCCCATTGCCGAGGCGGCTCGACGCGTGGACGAGACTGCGGCAGAGAACTTGGGCGTCGTCTATCAGCCCGTGCTGGACACGGCTGGGGGTAGCGGCTCGCGCCTCGTAGCGGTTGCGGAGACTCTCGCCGGACGCGTCGGGCTGATCGCCGAGCATCGATTCGTGCCGCGCCAATTCGACGGGGTCGCGGAAGGCAGCGCCTTGCGCTGGCTCACGTTGGCGACTGTGGCGTTGCGTGCGGATGCAGACAACTCGGGTTCCGAGGTGGACGCTCCGCTACCCGGCCGGCTCGGCCCCGCGGCGGAAGACGCGCAACGCGATGCACGCCAGCGCGCAGCGACCAGCTTCGAGATGGCTCCGATCGTGCCGCCCGCGGGGCGCGACGTCACCGTCGAACCGAGCACCGTCCTCCCCCTGCGCGAGCGCACGCGCACCTACGCTACGCTGATCGGAGACAGCCCAGTCTTCCAGCGCGCCCTCGACCGCCTGGACGCGGCAGTGGACAGCGACCTACCCGTGCTGATCAGCGGGGAAACGGGAGTGGGCAAGGAGCTCTTTGCCCGCGCGCTTCACGACTACGGGGCTCGATCTCGTGGGCAGTTCGTCGCCGTGAACTGCGGCGCGATTCCCGATGCCTTGTTCGAAGCCGAACTCTTCGGTCACGCACGCGGGAGCTTCACCGGTGCGGATCGTGCCCGTCCAGGGCTGCTCTCACGGGCGGAGGGAGGCACGCTGTTTCTCGACGAGATCGGAGAGCTCCCCATGGTACGGCAAGCCGCGCTGCTGCGCGCGCTTGCGTCGCGGACCTATCGTCCCGTGGGCAGCGACAGCGAGCGCAACTTCGACGTGAGGATCGTAGCAGCGACCAATCGCGACTTGGAGGCCGAGGTCGAGGCGGGGCGTTTTCGTCGGGACCTATTGTATCGTATCAACGTGTTGAACGTTGCCGTCCCGTCACTGCGTAGGCGCGGTCAAGACGTGGTCGACATCGCCGTTCACGTGCTTCGCGCAGCAGGCAGCCACGCCAGGATCACGGCGGCGGCAGCCGAGGCGATGACACAGTACCGCTGGCCGGGAAACGTGCGCGAGTTGGAGCACCAGATGCAGCGCATTGCGGCGCTGGGTACGGAGTCCGTGGAGCTGCACCATCTGTCACGCGAGATCCGCGGGCAGGCCGGCAAACGAAAGCGCAGTCGCGCTCCGGTCGGTTCTCCCGAGGAGCTGAAAGAAGTGGAAGCCGCCCTGCATGCCGCTGGCGGGAACATCACTCACGCCGCGCGAAAACTGGCCATGACACGCCATGGTCTGAAAAAGAAGATGGCTCGACTGGGGCTGCGCTCCGTGACGGATTCCCAGGCCCGTGTCATATCGTCGAGGGAAAAGTGA
- a CDS encoding ATP synthase F0 subunit B: protein MMRALFRSAAGALLALALIASTGAAFASESASEGHGHAEQGHHEFNWYYGFIGVREGVEPNLLFRAPGTPPPFGASLVNTALLFFLLFRYGARPVQDALKKRKTAIMQGMDDAARMKREAEERLTDLEDKLDHIDDEVDRVRTEMQAAGKAERERVLADAGERRQRMERDAQLLVGQERKVAQDALLRETVDSAVSSAREAIEKALTPAEHRRLAEEYLAGLEQALAAGGRTS, encoded by the coding sequence ATGATGCGAGCACTGTTCCGCTCGGCTGCGGGCGCACTACTTGCCTTGGCGCTGATCGCCTCCACCGGCGCGGCGTTCGCCTCCGAGAGCGCCTCGGAAGGGCACGGCCACGCCGAGCAAGGCCATCACGAGTTCAACTGGTACTACGGCTTCATCGGTGTGCGTGAAGGCGTAGAGCCGAATCTGCTGTTCCGCGCCCCCGGCACGCCGCCTCCCTTTGGCGCTTCCTTGGTGAACACCGCGCTGCTGTTTTTCCTACTGTTCCGTTACGGCGCCCGCCCGGTCCAGGACGCATTGAAGAAGCGCAAGACGGCGATCATGCAAGGCATGGACGATGCCGCCCGCATGAAGCGCGAAGCAGAAGAACGGCTGACGGACCTCGAGGACAAGCTCGACCACATCGACGACGAAGTCGACCGGGTGCGGACCGAGATGCAGGCCGCCGGTAAGGCGGAGCGCGAGCGCGTCTTGGCGGACGCGGGCGAGCGGCGCCAGCGCATGGAGCGCGACGCGCAGCTCTTGGTGGGGCAAGAGCGCAAAGTGGCCCAGGATGCCCTGCTGCGAGAAACCGTGGACAGCGCCGTTTCCAGCGCCCGCGAGGCGATCGAAAAGGCCCTCACCCCCGCGGAGCATCGACGTCTGGCAGAGGAATACCTGGCGGGGCTGGAGCAGGCGCTTGCTGCCGGAGGGAGAACGTCATGA
- a CDS encoding UDP-2,3-diacylglucosamine diphosphatase: MKIAVISDLHLGSGGPADAFGHDDAEFGKFLRFLETNFERIVLLGDVWETLTGRDYGNPGAELDRARSHHREIAGRLALPKYRYLHGNHDLVAGTRGVRDEWVAEADGVRLLFTHGHQNDLIVKHARFVSEFGVWLGGWIRRLGLAPVYALFRHLDGMRGGASTDALRCTFQRWAVHEARRRDVDVVVTGHTHIAARAEHGDRLFLNSGSCAGGNYSFLSLDTRLGEYRVCHGW, from the coding sequence ATGAAGATCGCCGTCATCTCCGACCTTCACCTGGGCTCAGGTGGCCCGGCGGACGCCTTCGGACATGACGATGCCGAGTTCGGAAAGTTTCTCCGCTTCTTGGAGACGAATTTCGAGCGCATCGTGCTGCTCGGGGACGTCTGGGAAACCTTGACCGGGCGTGACTACGGCAACCCTGGAGCCGAGCTGGACCGCGCTCGATCCCACCACCGCGAAATTGCGGGGCGCTTGGCCCTGCCAAAGTACCGTTACCTGCACGGCAATCACGACTTGGTCGCGGGCACTCGCGGGGTGCGTGACGAATGGGTAGCGGAAGCCGACGGCGTGCGATTGCTCTTCACTCACGGGCATCAGAACGACCTCATCGTGAAGCACGCGCGCTTCGTGAGCGAGTTTGGAGTCTGGCTCGGCGGCTGGATTCGCCGGCTCGGCCTGGCACCCGTCTACGCCTTGTTCAGGCACCTCGACGGCATGAGGGGGGGCGCATCCACAGATGCACTGCGTTGCACCTTCCAGCGCTGGGCAGTACACGAAGCGCGCCGCCGTGACGTCGACGTGGTGGTGACTGGCCATACTCACATCGCTGCGCGCGCCGAGCACGGCGACCGCCTGTTCCTCAACAGTGGGTCCTGTGCGGGCGGCAACTACTCGTTCCTGTCCCTGGACACCCGGCTCGGCGAGTACCGCGTCTGCCACGGCTGGTAG
- a CDS encoding ATP synthase F0 subunit B — MSPVLGVKTFPTLLAAAMSGGVSVDLDRSFLIQAVLFLFVIWALKPLLFDPVLRIFEEREKRTDGARVEAREMQEDAGQLLTKYEHELERVHQVAAEERDKLRTETTKLENEILEEARTVSGRILDDGRKEISDEVAKIRFDLGKRSEQLAREMATSILGKEVS, encoded by the coding sequence GTGTCGCCCGTTCTAGGTGTCAAAACCTTCCCCACCCTGCTCGCTGCCGCCATGAGTGGTGGCGTCAGCGTCGACCTCGATCGCAGCTTTCTGATCCAGGCCGTCCTCTTTCTATTCGTGATTTGGGCTCTGAAGCCGCTGCTCTTCGACCCCGTGCTTCGTATCTTCGAGGAGCGGGAGAAGCGCACGGACGGCGCACGGGTCGAAGCTCGCGAAATGCAGGAAGACGCCGGCCAGTTGCTCACGAAGTACGAGCACGAACTCGAGCGTGTGCACCAAGTTGCCGCCGAAGAGCGTGACAAGCTGCGCACCGAAACCACCAAGCTCGAGAACGAAATTCTCGAAGAGGCCCGCACGGTGTCCGGACGCATCCTCGACGATGGCCGCAAAGAGATAAGCGACGAGGTGGCCAAGATTCGCTTCGACCTAGGCAAGCGTTCCGAGCAACTGGCGCGCGAGATGGCTACCAGCATTCTCGGCAAGGAGGTCTCATGA
- a CDS encoding beta-galactosidase: protein MAFPAVCSAVALGVCVHLPPPDTLALTQELGTEWIRIDFNWDLVEPQQGQVDYSAIDAVLDEAKAKGLKVFATVGYGAAWASISGDKQQDGPSNDVPNPTELRRFVMDSVKRYADGRVQAWGTWNEPNLGDFFEGTQQQWIDGVFTVTVDAIKDACPTCTVVGPELASIGNSYDEYLDAALKSRGNKLDAVSFHIYASFPEDDSAAGLTKDSFYNKLEQHRVIDIGGNILYEGPLSAREVLVKNGLSSMPLWITETGQQAAPGDAAALEKQRKYLERVVVAQATRPWWQKTFFYEISEEHPGGLWPDIHWGLALRVADPDTTYADNFQKKPAFDDLKQCIADGGAGPIPGSGGGSGSGGAGSGGTAGGAAGNAGVAGSGGAGGGPTATPATAEDDGCGCRAPRTNSPHASLLASALALLVFRTRRKRARPSR from the coding sequence ATGGCCTTCCCCGCCGTGTGTAGTGCCGTGGCCCTCGGCGTATGCGTTCACTTGCCACCCCCGGACACCCTTGCGCTCACCCAGGAGCTCGGCACCGAGTGGATCCGCATCGACTTCAACTGGGATCTAGTCGAGCCGCAGCAAGGGCAGGTGGACTACTCCGCCATCGACGCAGTGCTGGACGAGGCCAAAGCAAAGGGGCTGAAGGTCTTTGCGACCGTCGGATACGGCGCTGCCTGGGCGTCGATTTCCGGCGACAAACAGCAAGACGGCCCAAGCAACGACGTTCCGAACCCGACGGAGCTCCGTCGCTTCGTCATGGACTCGGTCAAGCGCTACGCGGATGGCCGCGTACAAGCCTGGGGAACCTGGAACGAACCGAACCTCGGTGACTTCTTCGAAGGCACTCAGCAGCAGTGGATCGACGGCGTCTTCACGGTAACGGTAGACGCCATCAAGGACGCTTGCCCAACGTGCACGGTGGTTGGACCTGAACTCGCGAGCATCGGCAACAGCTACGATGAGTACCTGGACGCCGCCCTGAAATCGCGCGGCAACAAGCTCGACGCCGTGAGCTTTCACATCTACGCGAGCTTTCCCGAGGACGACTCGGCGGCAGGGCTGACCAAGGACAGCTTCTACAACAAGCTGGAGCAGCATCGCGTGATCGACATCGGCGGCAACATCCTCTACGAAGGCCCGCTCAGCGCCCGGGAGGTCTTGGTCAAGAACGGCTTGTCGAGCATGCCGTTGTGGATCACCGAAACGGGGCAGCAAGCGGCTCCCGGTGACGCGGCAGCGCTGGAAAAGCAGCGCAAGTACTTGGAGCGTGTGGTGGTGGCGCAAGCGACTCGCCCCTGGTGGCAGAAGACCTTCTTCTACGAGATCAGCGAGGAGCACCCGGGCGGACTGTGGCCCGACATTCACTGGGGCCTCGCCCTGCGTGTGGCGGACCCCGACACGACCTACGCCGACAACTTCCAGAAGAAGCCGGCCTTCGACGATCTCAAGCAGTGCATAGCGGATGGCGGCGCGGGTCCAATCCCGGGAAGCGGAGGCGGCTCGGGCTCCGGCGGCGCGGGAAGCGGGGGAACTGCGGGGGGCGCAGCCGGCAATGCGGGCGTCGCCGGCAGCGGCGGCGCTGGAGGTGGACCGACGGCAACGCCGGCTACGGCCGAAGACGACGGTTGCGGCTGCCGCGCACCGCGAACGAACTCGCCGCACGCATCGCTCCTGGCATCGGCACTGGCACTGTTAGTGTTTCGGACGCGCCGCAAGCGCGCGCGGCCGTCTCGCTGA